The Acidimicrobiales bacterium DNA segment GCGCCCGGACTCCCAGCATGTCGACGAGCTCCGGTGGCTCGTTGAGCGCCACCACGAGCTCACCGGCTCGAGCCGTGCGGCGTCGCTGCTCGGCAAGTGGAGTGCGTTCACCGACCAGGTCTGGCTCGTGGCGCCCGTCGACCGCATCGCCGGCATCACCACCCAGCAGGCGGGGCGGGTCGCGGCCAGCGCCTGAGAGCTCAGGTGATGGTGGGCGCGCGCTTCGTGGCTCTGTTACGGGCTGCTTTAGCGGGAGCGGTGCCGCCTCGGCGACCGGTGCCAGCCCGTGCGTTGGGCTCCCGGCCGGGCGCGGCAGTCTCCTTCTGATGACCGGCGGGCAGGGCCCGGGCGATCTCCTCTGTCGTCGGCTCCCGCGGCAAGCGGGCCTCGGGCGGCAGAAGGTCGACGATGGCGGCCATGATGCGCTCGGTGTCGGCCTCGGCGTCGACCAGCTCGAGGCGCACGGGGCGACCCACCCGTGTGCGCACCGCGGGCGGATGCAGGACGTTCGTCAGGTTGGGTATCCGGGACGAGCGCGGCCACACCGCCTCGGTTCCCCAGAGCCCGATGGGAATGACGGGAGCGCCGGTCATGGCGGCCAGGCGAGCGGCTCCCGTCCTTCCCTTGAGCACCGGATGGAAGAAGTCGCGGCCGCGGGGGATGGTTCCCTGAGGCTGGATGGCCACGAGCTCGCCGGCCTCCAACGCACGGGCCGCCTCGAGCAGCGGTTGGTCCGACCCGCTCCCGCGCTCGACCCGTATGCCCCCCATGGCCTTCGCCATGGGGCCGATCACCGGCGCGTCGAAGACCTCCTTCTTGCCCAGATAGCGAAGCGGGCGCCCGCTCTTCAGCACGGTGAGGCCGAGCGCTACCACGTCGAAATAGCTGCGGTGATTGGCAACGAGCACCGCTGGTCCGTGGTCGGGAATGTGGCTCACGTCGCCGATGTCGAGCCGGACGAACGGCAGCAGCTGCGGGTGCACGACCAGTCGCATGAGATCGAGGGGCTCCATGCCCATGATCTTCGGCACCCCCGGGGGCACGTCCAGGTGGAGCACGGGCCAGCGCTGGAGCAGGGCCAGCGGCAGCAGGCGGAGATCAGGGTTCACGGCATGAGGGTGACCGACCGCCGAGAGCAGCGGAAGGTCGTACACGCTGTCGGAGTACGCGAAGCTCTCCTCGAGGGAGACTCCCGCGTGGCGCGCCCAGCGCCTGACGGCGGTGAGCTTGCCCCGAGACCACACAAAGCCATCGACCAGCCGGCCGGTGTACACGCCGTCCTGCTCGGCGTAGCGGGTCGCAACGATGTCATCGAAGCCGAGGCGCTCGGCCAGCGGCGCGACCAGGTCGTACGGCGTCGTCGTGGCCATGACGAGGGGGTGGCCGGCGCGCCGGTGGTCGGCCAGCAGGAGCCGGGCGTACGGGCTGACGAGAGGCTCCAGGCGCTCGGCGGCCGCCTTGCCCGCCTGGCGGACGACATCGGCCGGCCAGCCGCGGGCCATCAGCGCCGCGCTCCTCGTCAGCGCCATGGACGGCAGGGTCTCCCCCATGAGGTTGTAGATGCCGAACAGCAGCGCCTCGCCCGGGAGCCGTCGGCCGCCGGTCAGGCCCGCCTCGGCGACGGACTCGTTGATCGCCGGTCCGCTCGGGCCCTTGAGGAGCGTGCGATCCAGGTCGAAGAAGGCGGCCCCCGCGCTCATGTGCTCACGCTACTCCCCCACTCCCCCCAGACGCGGCGAAGGGACCGGCCGGGGGGGTAGCCGGTCCCTTCACTCAGATCCCAGAGGTGCCGGGAGGGGGGAATCACGGCCCTCTGTGGTCTGACACTCATTATCGACGTCCAGCCACCATCTGTCCAACAGTTCCTGGTGATATGTGTCATCATTTGAAGCGATGGATCTCCGCCAGCTGAACGCACTGCTGGCCGTCGCCGACCAGGGCAGCTTCACGGCCGCGGCCGACGTTCTCAACACCGTCCAGTCGAATATCTCTGCTCACGTCGCCCGGTTGGAGCGTGAGGTGGGCGCCGTCCTG contains these protein-coding regions:
- a CDS encoding HAD-IB family hydrolase codes for the protein MSAGAAFFDLDRTLLKGPSGPAINESVAEAGLTGGRRLPGEALLFGIYNLMGETLPSMALTRSAALMARGWPADVVRQAGKAAAERLEPLVSPYARLLLADHRRAGHPLVMATTTPYDLVAPLAERLGFDDIVATRYAEQDGVYTGRLVDGFVWSRGKLTAVRRWARHAGVSLEESFAYSDSVYDLPLLSAVGHPHAVNPDLRLLPLALLQRWPVLHLDVPPGVPKIMGMEPLDLMRLVVHPQLLPFVRLDIGDVSHIPDHGPAVLVANHRSYFDVVALGLTVLKSGRPLRYLGKKEVFDAPVIGPMAKAMGGIRVERGSGSDQPLLEAARALEAGELVAIQPQGTIPRGRDFFHPVLKGRTGAARLAAMTGAPVIPIGLWGTEAVWPRSSRIPNLTNVLHPPAVRTRVGRPVRLELVDAEADTERIMAAIVDLLPPEARLPREPTTEEIARALPAGHQKETAAPGREPNARAGTGRRGGTAPAKAARNRATKRAPTIT